DNA sequence from the Pseudophryne corroboree isolate aPseCor3 chromosome 6, aPseCor3.hap2, whole genome shotgun sequence genome:
gtgtagtgactgcaggggagagccagggagcttccctccaacggagctgtgagggaaaatggcgccagtgtgctgaggagataaggccaccgagaagggggcggagcctatctcccatttttctgtgtattttggcaggggttaaattcatccatatagcccaggagctatatgtgatgcattttttgccatccaaggtgtttttaattgcgtctcagggcgcccccccccccagcgccctgcaccctcagtgaccggagtgtgaagtgtgctgagagcaatggcgcacagctgcagtgctgtgcgctaccttgttgaagacaggacgtcttctgccgccgattttccggacctcttctgtcttctggctctgcaagggggccggcggcgcggctctgggacctatccatggctgggcctgtgatcggtccctctggagctaatgtccagtagcctaagaagcccaatccactctgcacgcaggtgagttcgcttcttctccccttagtccctcgatgcagtgagcctgttgccagcaggtctcactgaacataaaaaacctaaaaactaaacttttcactaagcagctcaggagagccacctagtgtgcacccttctcgttcgggcacaaaaatctaactggggcttggaggagggtcatagggggaggagccagtgcacaccaggtagttctaaagctttacttttgtgcccagtctcctgcggagccgctattccccatggtccttacggagtccccagcatccacttaggacgttagagaaatatagcattacggtacagtaggccactgctctacctacctctgtgtcgtcaagtatactatccatccatacctgtggtgcatttcagttgtgcgcagtatatatagtagtaggacattgctattgatactggcatataattccacacattaaaaaatggagaacaaaaatgtggagggtaaaatagggaaagatcaagatccacttccacctcgtgctgaagctgctgccactagtcatggccgagacaatgaaatgccatcaacgtcgtctgccaaggccgatgcccaatgtcatagtagagagcatgtaaaatccaaaacacaaaagttcagtaaaatgacccaaaaatcaaaattaaaagcgtctgaggagaagcgtaatcttgccaatatgccatttacgacacggagtggcaaggaacggctgaggccctggcctatgttcatggctagtggttcagcttcacatgaggatggaagcactcatcctctcgctagaaaactgcagtgccactcctagatgggccaggtgtttgtgtcggccacttgggtcgcttagcttagtcacacagctacctcattgcgcctctttttttctttgcatcatgtgctgtttggggactatttttttgaagtgccatcctgtctgacactgcagtgccactcctagatgggccaggtgtttgtgtcggccacttgtgtcgcttagcttagtcatccagcgacctcggtgcaagcttagcttagccatccagcgaccttggtgcacctctttttttctttgcatcatgtgctgtttggggactatttttttgaagtgccatcctgtctgacgctgcattgccactcctagatgggccaggtgtttgtgtcggccacttgggtcgcttagcttagtcatccagcgacctcggtgcaagcttagcttagtcatccagcgacctcggtgcaaattttaggactaaaaataatattgtgaggtgtgaggtgttcagaatagactgaaaatgagtggaaattatggttattgaggttaataatactatgggatcaaaatgacccccaaattctatgatttaagccaggggtggccaaacagtcgatcgcgatcgactggttgatcgcggacatgcgaccagtcgatcgcgattcgccgcccagccacccgaagccgcgcctctcctgcctgccgctctgcctcctcagtgacgGCAGAGTGTATAGCTCAATCAGGTGCcgattcgttagccaatgagagcttgcggaccggcgcctgatttgagctatacacgctgccgtcaccgccggagattagactgagaagcagggcggaAGACAGGAgatgcgcgcgctgcgctctccactccggtgagctttactatggggggatatctggcattgtgggcacatggctcagtgggggcatatctggcaatgtggggcatatctggcactgtggggtcatatgtggcactgggggcatatctggctctgcgggcacatggcactgtgggggcatatctggcactgtgggggcatatctggcactgtgggtacatggcactgtggggcatatctgtaatctggcgctgtgggggcatatctggcactgtgggcacatggcactgtgggggcatatctgtatctggcactgtgggggcatatctggcactgtgggcacatggcactgtgagggcatatctggcactgtgggcacatggcactgtgggggcatatctgtaatctggcgctgtgggggcatatctggcactgtgggcacatggcactgtgggggcatatctgtatctggcactgtgggggcatatctggcactgtgggcacatggcactgtgacggcatatctggcactgtgggcacatggcactgtgggggcatatctggcactgtgggcacatggcactgtgggggcatatctgtaatctggcactgtgggggcatatttggcactgtgggcacatggcactgtgggggcatatctgtatctggcactgtgggggcatatctggcactgtgggcacatggcactgtgggggcatgtgtatctggcactgtgggggcatatgtgtttgaggtttttacctgtggggtccaatgtgttatttcgtgtgaggcagtcattacactctgtgcagcaaggctacgtctttttttgttttgttatgccacgcccactttttgttatgtcaCGCCCTTTTTTTGAGCGCGCACCTctggcgcgcgctattattcctcctaggtagatcacaaaagctttttagctttcaaagtagatcgccaactccaaaagtctggccgcccctgatttaagctgtttttgagggtttttttgtaaaaaaacacccgaatccaaaacacacccgaatccgacaaaaaattttcagggaggttttgccaaaacgcgtccgaatccaaaacacggccgcggaaccgaatccaaaaccaaaacccgaaaaatttccggtgcacatcactactctacaccccgatgttaatccttgtggagcccagtgtaccccacaggagaaaaaattattctagcatgaatgtgtctaccatgtacatgtgatagggaatatagattgtaagctccactggggcagggactgatgtgaatggtcaagtatgctctgtaaagcactgcggaatatgtgtgcgctacataaataactggtaataaataataataatgacaggtaaATGATATAGggcaacacatccaaaaaatcagcCAGCAGTGAAAAAGAACAGAGGAGGATGCCACCGCACTTCCAATAATGGAATCCTGGAAATATGAGGTTTTGTTTCTGCTCTGGCACCTCTGTGCATTACATGTGATCTTCAGTTTGCTTCACATGTCATAGGACAAACAACAAACCATAGTCTAGTCCATTTAAATATAATCCCACCCTCGTGTAGATTCGGACTGAGGAATACTGTGGAGGAACCCTTTGACAAGATAGAAAAACACTGTCACCCTGTGGGGAGCTCTTTAGTAGCTATCTGGTCAGACTAATATCAGTATTATAATATTAGTATTATCGCTTGTCcagtctcacaagcagggccctccccCATCATGTGGAGAAAAATAAATATCCAATAGCGCAACACTGTGCAGCTTACATAGTTAAGAAACTATATAACATGGCAATAATAAAACCTTAGCCATCCATGTGACCACCAGGCCCCCTCTGGTGATTATGCGTACTGGATGTATAAGGTAAGCACATGACCAAATGCTCTAATGTCCCGGAAACGTCAGCAAACAACTAGTAGGCAAAATTCTCCTCAGCCTATTTGATGACAGGAAAAGACTTTGGATCCAGGAGGAGGTCCCTGGTTCAATGATCCCTCCTGACGCATTTCGCATAGTAAATCCTTTCCTCCTTTCCAAAACATTAGAGCATGTGATTTACGCTAAACAATGTTGCACTACTGGATATTTCTTTCACAGCTGCGCTAAAGTCGCACAGCACAAGCTTCTCACGGTGTCTATGCATGGAGGTGCAGTAGCGATTTAGACGCACGGTTTCAGCGATGTATTGGTCGGTGACTTGGAGGCAGCTATTCAGACTCACGAATATGTCGCACAACTGGATGTAAACTCAAGCACCGATTTGCTTTCTCTGATGGAGATTCAGCACTTTAGTGCTAGATTTAAAAGGCAATATcaggttatatatatattatgtatcatATATACATCACATGATTCAACAATGTCACTCACAGGCCCATTACGAACTAGACAATCCCCGCAGATGCTGACATTGGCGGCGGAGGGTACCCAGCAgagtgccggcatcggcaagtgcatacatactTGCCAATGCCGGCGGGGAATGGAACAACGGCGGGGAGGAACAAcggccatgctgcatctgcagcatggttgTTGTTAACGAGGACGTCCCTCAtcggtacatgttcagacgagggagaagGTCGTTAATGATGCGTGGGATGGCGCATCGTTAaccacattgagtgtacacactagacgaaatTGTAAAAGATGTCGCTCAGATCAGCCCTTCTAAGCaaaatcttttactttctcgtctagtgtgtatggggctaatGACACACAAATCCGGATCCACCACCGTTCTGCTAGATCTGACCATCAAAAGGCCAATCTGGCCAAGGCCTGGCAGCTCAGAGACTGGATCGCTCTGTGCACAGGCACTTAGGTAGCTATTTGGGGAACGAGTTAGACAAACCACCCACCCCACCTTCCCTGGCCCAAGGCTGATATACCAGCAACTCAGACTTGCTTTAACACAGAGGCCACCAAACAATGAGAGATTATTCTCTAACAGTCCCGTCTGTCTCTTCTACACCCAATGACAACCATCGCACTTCTCTTCTGTAGAAACGTACTTTAATGTTATATCAAGTTTAAAATTTAACATCAATTTAAGTGGAATTACAAAAATATTAAAATCTGAAAAACAAAAAGATTATACGGCATGGATGTTGGTCCTTGGGGGTCTGCAGAGCTCCTCACAACCCACGAGCCTCTAAATAGCGGGCAGGAGCAGTGCAGTGAATACAAGATTGGCGCCATTACACAGCAATGACACCAAGTTACTGAGGGAGGAGATGCCATGGTAACGCAGGAAGGTCTTCCGCAGGGCTTTGTACTTCGGGTCCTGCTCCCTGAGACGTTTGTAGCCCTCAATATTGGAGCTCAGCCCGATCTCTCCTCCCAGGCCATGCTCGCGCTCTATGACTTGCATGTTGAACATGGCTTTGGATGTGGAGGGGGAGAACCAGCGGGCGTTGAGAGCGGATGCAATCACAGAAATAAAGAAGAGACCCATCTGCAAGGTAAGAAAGACTCATAAGGGAGGGGAAAGGACTGACGGCAGGAACATGGAGGGAGGCGATGAGGTGAATGGAAGGGTTGGAGACAAGCTTCACAGTGGGGGGACGCGAATGGAGAGAAGGAGGACAAGGGGACAGGTAAATGTGAAGATGAGGATAAGGCGAAGTGTAGAGCAGATACAGCAAAGACAAAAGTTTGGATATTACAGGAGCCTCACCTGCCCGCTCTCACTGGGTGACAGCAGCTCCCGTGGATGATACACTGCATACACCACCAGGCTCAGAAAGGAGAAGCAAAGGACTATGTGACAATAAATTGGGAACAGCTTGCTCTGCACCAATCCAAATGTGTGCCGCGGCACCCCCCTAATCATCACAAAACCTGCGGGAAGGAATACATGTTGGATATTACAATCTACCAACACACTTTCATCACACCAATCTTTATGGAGGAGAGGACAGAGAGAAAGCAGCTGCTGTCACCTGCTACAAACGTCACCCAGCACTGCATTCCCCATGTGGCTGACAGCACCAGAAGGTGCAGAACCTTCACCAGGCATCCGGGTTCTCCCTCCATCACCATCCTGCGGAGAAACACAGAACAGGTTACTTATTACTGATGTAATACTTTATCGTGGCAACCTAGATCCTGGGTAACTTATTACCTATGTAACCACTTATTactgtaacccagctcctgagtatcTTATTATCCCTGtatcatcttattacagtaacccagctgctGAGTGTCTTATTGCCCCTGTATCATATTataacagtaacccagctcctgagtgtcttattacccctgtaacaccttattacagtaacgcagctcctgagtgtcttattacccctgtaacatcttattacagtaacccagcttctGAGTGTCTTATTATcccagtaacatcttattacagtaacccagctcctgagtgtcttattacccctgtaacatcttattacagtaacccagctcctgagtgtcttattacccctgtaacatcttattacagtaacccagctcctgagtgtcttattacccctgaacatcttattacagtaacccagctcctgagtgccttattacccctgtaacatcttattacagtaacccagctcctgagtgtcttattacccctgtaacatcttattacagtaacccagctcctgaatgtcttattacccctgtaacatcttattacagtaacccagctcctgaatgtcttattacccctgtaacatcttattacagtaacccagctcctgagtgtcttattatcccagtaacatcttattacagtaacccagctcctgagtgtcttattatccCTGTAATAtcatattacagtaacccagctcctgagtgtcttattacccctgtaacatcttattatagtaacccagctcctgagcgtcttattacccctgtaatatcatattacagtaacccagctcctgagtgtcttattatctCTGTATCATCTTATTACAgttacccagctcctgagtgtcttattatccCTGtatcatcttattacagtaacccagctcctgagtgtcttattacccatgtaacatcttattacagtaacccagctcctgagtgtcttattacccctgtaacatcttattacagtaacccagctcctgagtgtcttattacccctgtaacatcttattacagtaacccagctcctgagtgtcttattacccctgtatcatcttattacagtaacccagctcctgtctTATTACccatgtaacatcttattacagtaacccagctcctaagTATCCTATTATCCCTGtatcatcttattacagtaacccagctcctgagtgtcttattatcggtgtatcatcttattacagtaacccagctcctgagtgtcttattacccatgtaacatcttattacagtaacccagctcctaagTATCCTAGTATCCCTGtatcatcttattacagtaacccagctcctgagtgtcttattatccCTGtatcatcttattacagtaacccagctcctgagtgtcttattacccatgTAACAtcgtattacagtaacccagctcctaagTATCCTATTATCCCTGtatcatcttattacagtaacccagctcctgagtgtcttattacccctgtaacatcttattacagtaacccagctcctgagtgtcttattacccctgtaacatcttattacagtaacccagctcctgagtgtcttattacccctgtatcatcttattacagtaacccagctcctgtctTATTACccatgtaacatcttattacagtaacccagctcctaagTATCCTATTATCCCTGtatcatcttattacagtaacccagctcctgagtgtcttattatccCTGtatcatcttattacagtaacccagctcctgagtgtcttattacccatgTAACAtcgtattacagtaacccagctcctaagTATCCTATTATCCCTGtatcatcttattacagtaacctagctcctgagtgtcttattacccatgtaacatcttattacagtaacccagctcctgagtgtcttattatccctgtaacatcttattacagtaacctagctcctgagtgtcttattacgcctgtaccatcttattacagtaacccagctcctgagtgtcttattacccttgttacatcttattacagtaacccagctcctgagtgccttattacctatataacatcttattacagtaacacagctcctgagtgccttattatCCCTGTAagttcttattacagtaacccagctcctgagtgtcttattccccctgtaacatcttattacagtaacccagctcctgagtgtcttattacccctgtaacagcttattacagtaacccagctcctgagtgtcttattacccctgtaacagcttattacagtaacccagctcctgagtgtcttattacccctgtaacatcttattacagtaacccagctcctgagtgtcttattatccgtgtaacatcttattacagtaacccaccttctgagtgtcttattacccctgtgacatcttattacagtaacccagctcctgagtgtcttattattcCTGTaatatcttattacagtaacccagctcctgagtgtcttattacccctgtaacaccttattacagtaacccagctcctgagtgtcttattaccactataacatcttattacagtatcccagctcctgtgtgtcttattccccctgtaacatcttattacagtaacccagctcctgagtgtcttattatccCTGTaatatcttattacagtaacccagctcctgagtgtcttattccccCTGTAACAACTTATTACAATAACCCAGCTACCGAGTGCCTTACTACCCCTGTAagttcttattacagtaacccagctcctgagtgtcttattacccctgtaacaccttattacagtatcccagctcctgagtgtcttattacccctgtaacatcttcttacagtaacccagctcctgagtgtcttattacccctgtaacaccttattacagtatcccagctcctgagtgtcttattacccctgtaacatcttcttacagtaacccagctcctgagtgtcttattacccctgtaacatcttcttacagtaacccagctcctgagtgtcttattccccgttacacattattacagtaACCCAACTCCTAAgtgccttattacccctgtaacatcttattacagtagaccagctcctgagtgtcttattacccctgtaacatctcactacagtaacccagctcctgagtatcTTATGTTGGAGATGAGCCTCCTCTAGCAAGTCACTTCAATTGTCTGTACGATAccgtttgtttaccaatcgattgggaatcccagtaAGCAGACAACACACGCAGTTATGTCCACAAAATTAGACTGAAGCTACtttattcagcatgacattatatagcagAAAGTTACTTTCATGAAAAACTGATATATACGTCAAAGTATAAcaaaatgcatctcttctcataactcacTAGCTGACACCCTCCTTtgtgtccttcacaagaagtctaaacacacagaaacTGTCTAATaccatgttttcaagacttatagctacgaacttgcttcgcacagaacgtactaactgtgaaatgtcagcattattatgatttattagcaaagcatacttcttattcactacatcatggctgctaattaacaaaatggctgatactGCTTAAGCTCAATACATCAATCTTCCtcaacagtaacccagctcctgagtgccttacTACCCCAGTAACATTGTATTACAGTAACCTAGGTCCTGTGTCTTATTACCCATGTAGCATCGTATTACAGTAACCTATGTCCTGTGTCTTATTACCCCTCTAACATCTTataacagtaacccagctcctgagtgccttattactCCCGTGACacattattacagtaacccagctcttgtgtgtcttattacccctgaacatcttattacagtaacccagctcctgagtgtcttattacccctgtaacatcttattacagtaacccagctcctgagtgtcttattacccttgttacatcttattacagtaacccagctcctgaatgTCTTATTATCCTTgttacatcttattacagtaacccagctcctgagtgccttattacctctataacatcttattacagtaacccagctcctgagtgccttattacccctgtaagttcttattacagtaacccagctcctgagtgtcttattccccctgtaacatcttattacagtaacccagctcctgagtgtcttattatctctgtaacatcttattacagtaacccagctcctgagtgtcttattattcCTGTaatatcttattacagtaacccagctcctgagtgtcttattacccctgtaacaccttattacagtgacccagctcctgagtgtcttattacccctataacatcttattacagtatcccagctcctgtgtgtcttattccccctgtaacatcttattacagtaacccagctcctgagtgtcttattatccCTGTaatatcttattacagtaacccagctcctgagtgtcttattccccctgtaacaacttattacagtaacccagctaccGAGTGCCTTACTACCCCTGTAagttcttattacagtaacccagctcctgagtgtcttattacccctgtaacaccttattacagtatcccagctcctgagtgtcttattacccctgtaacatattattacagtatcccagctcctgagtgtcttattccccctgtaacacattattacagtaacccagctcctgagtgtcttattccctgttacacattattacagtaACCCAACTCCTAAgtgccttattacccctgtaacatcttattacagtagaccagctcctgagtgtctta
Encoded proteins:
- the TMEM205 gene encoding transmembrane protein 205, with protein sequence MVMEGEPGCLVKVLHLLVLSATWGMQCWVTFVAGFVMIRGVPRHTFGLVQSKLFPIYCHIVLCFSFLSLVVYAVYHPRELLSPSESGQMGLFFISVIASALNARWFSPSTSKAMFNMQVIEREHGLGGEIGLSSNIEGYKRLREQDPKYKALRKTFLRYHGISSLSNLVSLLCNGANLVFTALLLPAI